A single region of the Gemmatimonadaceae bacterium genome encodes:
- a CDS encoding menaquinone biosynthesis protein yields the protein MTLTIGRIPYINCYPVYGAIDRGLIRIDADLVDGVPTALNALMAAGKLDVSVVSAVEYARDSRRYLLLPDLAISCDGPVRSVMLFSKRPATELSQRRVLVSRSSMTSVALLELLFDNVWHAHPLFVPTDAEISDVARFGTEEHEARLVIGDAALLLESSSAAEAHRADKWSQLAAIPDYPYAYDLGDEWKRWTGLPFVFAVWVAQRNVAVDAALAAHAGLIASRDWGIANVRTLARQASQATGVTVGACEEYLEGLDYGLSYPHLAGLTEFYRRLVERGSVPNGTLTFLPAA from the coding sequence ATGACTTTGACCATCGGCCGCATCCCGTACATCAACTGCTATCCCGTTTACGGGGCCATCGACCGCGGGCTGATCCGGATCGATGCAGACCTCGTCGATGGAGTGCCGACGGCGCTGAACGCTTTGATGGCGGCCGGGAAGCTCGACGTGAGCGTTGTCTCCGCCGTGGAGTATGCGAGGGATTCGCGTCGCTACCTCCTGCTCCCCGATCTGGCGATCTCCTGCGACGGGCCGGTGCGAAGCGTGATGCTCTTTTCGAAGCGGCCGGCGACCGAGCTGTCTCAGAGGCGCGTGCTCGTCAGCCGAAGCTCCATGACGAGTGTGGCGCTCCTGGAGCTGCTTTTCGACAACGTGTGGCACGCGCATCCGCTCTTCGTACCGACAGACGCAGAGATAAGTGATGTCGCAAGATTCGGCACCGAAGAGCACGAAGCCCGGCTCGTCATCGGCGACGCGGCACTTCTGCTGGAAAGCAGCTCCGCTGCCGAAGCGCATCGCGCCGACAAATGGTCGCAACTTGCAGCAATTCCCGATTACCCATACGCATACGACCTTGGCGACGAGTGGAAGCGGTGGACCGGACTTCCATTCGTCTTTGCCGTGTGGGTTGCGCAACGCAACGTGGCGGTGGATGCCGCGCTTGCAGCGCACGCCGGACTCATCGCATCCCGAGACTGGGGCATTGCCAATGTACGCACGCTTGCCAGACAGGCGTCGCAAGCAACGGGCGTCACCGTCGGCGCATGCGAGGAATACCTGGAAGGCCTCGACTACGGGCTGTCTTACCCGCACCTCGCGGGTCTCACGGAGTTTTATCGTCGTCTCGTCGAGAGGGGCAGCGTGCCCAATGGCACTTTGACATTCCTCCCGGCTGCGTGA
- the mqnC gene encoding cyclic dehypoxanthinyl futalosine synthase → MARDLLDFYANAPLVELGMEADRVRERLHPGNIVSYIIDRNINYTNVCVADCGFCAFYRRPKHGEGYTLSFEQIGAKIDEAKALGAVQILIQGGHNPYIPFQWYLDLMQYIKHNHPIHIHGFSPSEVDFFAKLFRMEAIDVIRALRAAGLDSIPGGGGEILVQRVRDIVARKKAGADRWLEIMELAHGEGMKTSVTMMYGIGETLAERMEHLERVREVQARTAGFTAFICWPLQPENTPTMSNQPKTGADEYLRTVAIARIVLDNVPNLQSSWVTMGMKIGQIALRFGCNDFGSLMIEENVVSAANTTHRTSTEEMERLISDAGFRPVRRRQDYSLIESAAHAA, encoded by the coding sequence ATGGCGCGCGACCTCCTCGACTTCTACGCCAATGCCCCGCTCGTCGAGCTGGGAATGGAGGCAGACCGCGTCCGGGAGCGACTGCATCCCGGCAACATCGTCTCGTATATCATCGATCGAAACATCAACTACACGAATGTCTGCGTAGCCGATTGCGGCTTCTGCGCTTTCTACAGGCGGCCGAAGCACGGCGAAGGCTACACGCTCTCATTCGAGCAGATCGGCGCCAAGATCGACGAAGCCAAGGCCCTCGGCGCAGTACAGATACTGATTCAGGGCGGCCACAATCCGTACATCCCGTTTCAGTGGTATCTGGATCTGATGCAGTACATCAAGCACAACCATCCGATTCACATTCACGGGTTCAGCCCGAGCGAGGTGGACTTTTTCGCAAAGCTGTTCCGGATGGAGGCGATCGACGTCATTCGCGCGCTTCGTGCCGCCGGCCTCGATTCGATCCCGGGCGGCGGAGGGGAGATTCTCGTGCAGCGAGTGCGCGACATCGTCGCGCGCAAGAAGGCCGGCGCAGACAGGTGGCTCGAGATCATGGAGCTCGCGCACGGCGAGGGAATGAAAACTTCGGTCACGATGATGTACGGCATTGGCGAGACTCTCGCCGAGCGGATGGAGCATCTGGAGCGCGTCCGTGAAGTGCAGGCGCGGACGGCCGGATTTACAGCGTTCATCTGCTGGCCGCTCCAGCCCGAGAACACGCCGACGATGTCGAATCAGCCGAAGACCGGCGCCGACGAGTATCTCCGTACTGTGGCCATCGCACGGATCGTCCTCGACAACGTTCCGAACCTGCAGTCGAGCTGGGTGACGATGGGAATGAAGATCGGGCAGATCGCGCTCCGCTTCGGATGCAACGACTTCGGGTCGTTGATGATCGAGGAGAACGTCGTGTCCGCGGCGAACACGACGCATCGAACCTCGACAGAGGAGATGGAGCGCCTCATTTCTGACGCCGGATTCAGACCCGTGCGCCGACGCCAGGACTACTCGCTCATCGAGTCCGCGGCGCATGCCGCCTGA